Genomic DNA from Selenomonas sp. oral taxon 126:
CCGTCCTGCATACGCCGGGGAACTACAACGCGGATCCCGTCGTCGGGGATACGATGATTGTCTGTGACAAGGCGTTTACGATTACAGCGATTGGCGACGAGGCGCTTCATACGCTGAAGGAGCTCGGTCACTGCACGCTCTCGTTCAAGGGAGGCGATGAGGCGGAGCGTCCCGGCTGCATCATGCTGCATGGGGATGTGCCGTTCACGAAGGACGATGTCAAGGTGGGCGCGACGATCGAGGTTTATTGACTCACTTTCATAGAGAGGGGCTGTCGCACGGGCAGCCTCTTTTATTGCGGGAGGTTTTCACCGTGTAAAATCTATGGTACAATGCAGATAATTTCATGTGAAATGGTGAGGTGCATATCTGCATGAACGATGAGAAAAATCTTGCGTGGCCGGTCTATCTCGTGCTGCTCGGCCTCATATCCTTTCAGATCCTCTTTGGGATCAGCGGGACGGCGCTGCTCGACCCCGATGAGCCGGTCTACGCGGAGACGGCAAAGGAGATGATCCGCTTCGGCGACTATCTCTCGCCGCGCATCTACAATGAGTTCTGGTATGACAAGCCGCCGATCTTCTACTGGCTCGTCGTGGCGTCGCTGAAGATCTTCGGCGGATTCAGCGAGCTTGCGGCGCGCATCCCCGCCGCACTTATGGCGATTGGCTCCATCCTCATGACGGCGCTCGCATCGGCACGGATCTTCGGTGCACGCACGGGCTTCTGGTCGGGGATCGTCATGGGGACGAGCATCATCCTCATGTATATGGGCAAGGCGTCCGTCACCGACAGCACGCTGCTCTTCTTTATGACGGCGGCGCTCTTTTCGTTCATGCACCGCCATTATTGGCTCATGTACCTTGCCTGCGGACTGGCGGTGATGACGAAGGGGCCCATTGGCGTGGTCTTCCCGGCGGGGATTGTGTTCTTCTATC
This window encodes:
- a CDS encoding PTS glucitol/sorbitol transporter subunit IIA; amino-acid sequence: MKFYCEITSWGDESLLFLDDPDANFVIIFNNNAPAELASFSVLHTPGNYNADPVVGDTMIVCDKAFTITAIGDEALHTLKELGHCTLSFKGGDEAERPGCIMLHGDVPFTKDDVKVGATIEVY